The Silurus meridionalis isolate SWU-2019-XX chromosome 18, ASM1480568v1, whole genome shotgun sequence genome includes the window CAATTAGGCCAAAATATTTCTTGTGCTTAGTTGTGAAAAgttgactatttttttttaaaagaaaaaaaagaaacacttatATTAAACATACGTGTTTGATtcaatactaataaaaaagtatttagaagtttattgttaataaaagatATGGCATTCAGAGTTctatcaaatttaaaaaattcaaagtctgctaataaaatttaaaataacagACTGCTTAGTCTGCTATTTCAATTAGTGTTAATATCTAAAAATAGAACAGTAGCCAGTAGTCAGAGGCGGTCTAGCGTCACAGCACCATCTGCCGGACATCTGTATAACAGCAGAATTAAAGCACTATAAGCCTTTAAGATTTTTGGAGGTTTAATATAAGTCCAGACTCATGTAGTTTACTTATGTCTAATTTTATAGACTTTCAGGATGATATCATTTAagcttttgtttaaatgtgaatCCAAAAAAAGTCTAATTACAAGATTGTATTCATGTATATAGTACTGGATGCATTATATATACCAGTCTTTAACAGAAGtggcaaacttaaaaaaaatatatttcacaaaataataagttttatttccatgtatttaaaatttgtttattgCATTATATCCTGTAAATTTGTAGCTTGAGGATAATTTATTTAGTGTTAATTGGTTTCGGAACAACCACTTATGCCTGTGATGATATAAGTATTTTgaattctgtattgtttaaaatacatatacagacacattCTGAAGGCACTCTGGACCTTGGCCTACCTGACGAGTGCTAAATTATAGGTGTTGTGATTtatgaattaaatttaattatatttgtgcTAAGGCAAAATATATGCTTTTTCTGTTTGTATGTTGTCTGTGCAATTACTATGGAGTCTGTGTTGTTAGCAGGAAAAACAGGAACATTACAGAGAAATGATCCAAAAatcaaagtttatttttttttaaatcaattctGACAAAATGCTGATTTTAAGATCAGAACTGCCAagtgtgctcacacacacaaggatTTGCCATGACACAAGATTCCaggtatattgtgtataaatgaaaaagaagtaCAATTTATACAAAACTTAGTCAAAATAAAATGCCAAATTTATAGCTCTAATATAGAAATATGTGCCAGCAGGAAGCAGTGCAAAAAAAGTGggcaatgtaataaataataaatataaaaataatttatattaaacaacAGATATCaacaaacatctggaaatattaatacaatgctatttatcaaaatgtaaataaacatatcTACATAGCTACAGATTTGCTAGTTATCATTGTACACCAGACACTATTAAAGTGTATGAAATTTAGCAGAATGTATTTGATCACCTGTGGTCACCTTTGGTCACCTGTTACCTGTGGTGACCTCTACACAAAGGAAGTCATTCAAATAGAAATCCCCTTTTATAAAAAGAGGAATTGTTTTAACACCACAGATATGGAATTGGGGGACACAATTTGTTATAACAATTTAATCAAAACTGaatgttgaataaaataaaattccaacTCTTTATTAGTGTTAAAGTTGTTGCAATTACTTTCCAGGATTCCTGTTTGTGCTATAGGCAGGAATGGGCAGATTTTATTATGCATAAAATCTCTCAAACtcaattaaatatgtatttaacaaAACACAACTTTTAACAGTGCAAAAATAGTTTTGACTGTACACAATTGAAATACGTTAGGATTATATTGGTATTTTTTAAGGCTTATTTTTCCCACTTATCACTgtaaatacagaataaatatttatggaatattatattacattaacagtttattctctGATTGCTGACTGAAAACCTGCGAAGTTGAAGATTCTTAAAACCTGACTACACCAGATTTAAGATTCTGATATGATGTAttctttgattttatttttgcttttgattttaatgctgcatgtgtgcacacaaactaaaattaaattgcaaatagcattattttattttaattttagcaCTTGGTGTACACATTGGAAATATCTAAGATTTCATTTGAAATGCCTGATATTCATGtattcattttcatatttttatcagAACCGTACCAGTAACAGTGTTCTCTCTGGCAGGTGTAAACAACCATAAaaggacaataaaataaataatttaaatttatataaatatatattttgtatttacagAGCAATGTTTGGCAGGGTGACCAATAAACTGGGTTACAAAAACTCTTTAAAGCCATGAACACCAACATTTCCATCTACGTATATATCAAAAAGACGAGCTGATTAGCTCATAAATAAGATGATGCATCTTTCCTCCTCTAACAGGACTTATCATGTACCAGAAGGGTGAGGTGCCGAATCCCCCACCCTTTGAAATTTACTTCTGCTTTGGGGAGGACTGGCCTGACAGAAAACCCAAAGAGAAAAAGCTTATAATTGTTCAGGTGGGTAAATTCACTTTGAATTCCAGGAGTTCACACTTTACCAGACTTGAAAACACTGTAGATCTCCTATTTCTATATCATTATTAAACTTATTTCTAGATATtcaagacaatacacataacacaagatagcgccaagcagtaaacctactgtatactctgaatatacagcaCTGTGCGAAGGGGACTATTAAGACTATAACCGAGAGTATTTGTAAACATACACAATGCAGTACAAAAACAGCGCTTGTTGCAGAATTGGAGATGCAACCACACactagtatttttttattcactataAGTCTCACTTTTGCTAACTAAAATTGGGCGATCCGATACAAAAAGCTGTCGTTTTATGTTGTTCAGCATATCTGAAAGGAAATACCAAGAAATAAAAGCGTAATTATATAAAACTACAAACTTTTTTCTCATGTATATCATCTCAAATCAAAATGTTCTCagtcaaaaaaactaaacaaaaaaaatctattgaatTGGTTTTGCTCTTCCTATAGTTGTGTATGGTCATGGGAAATTCATCTATCTTTACTTTGAAATCTTTCATTTTGCTCTTCCCCAAATGAACTATGGTTATTCagtcatttttatatacatagtTAAAAACAAGTATAAACCActtaatatattttgaatacaatacaaaacTGAGCAGAGTGTGAATTTCCTGTTTGACTGTTTGGTTATGTGCATAATTGTTAATTGTATTATATGATGCATTAGGTACTAGTAAACAACGGTGAAGTGCATAACCCTTTATGCAGAGGTGCTCACTGTGTAGAGTTTACATTCACCACACCAGGTCCTGACACTCTAAATGCATTGATTAACAAGGATCATCAGGCACATACGTTAAGATAAATGCAGAAGGTGACCAAAAACCAGACTTAAGCTCCACTGTCCTAGATACTGTATGTCCTAGATGTTCCTCCAGATTAAAATTCTAAATTAAAGAAGCAGATTGGTTCTAAATCTGAGGAGGTTCAGTAGATTTCTTTTGTGAGACATATACTCAAAGTAAGTAGTGTAAGGttcctgtagttttttaccATTTGGGGGATTTCTGTGATGTAAAATGAGCTTTAGTATTAAAAGTGCAACCACTTTGTTGCGTTATGAAcgtatatttaataaatgtttaaagtgaaaAAGTCTTGTTAAGTTAAAGTTGCTGAGATATTTGATATGGGTTGTTATAATgtttcataatgttataatgtgttataatgtaatagaTGACTGTTAAACGGGTCTTCCTGTATTTTCCTGTATTTAAAGCAATTCTCTGCATCCTCCTATTCAATAACACTTTCCTTTGCTTCAGGTCGTGCCTGTAGTGGCAAGGATTCTGACCGAGATGTTTTCTGGGGAGCTCTCATGGTCCACAGACAGCATCCGCCTTCAGATCTCCAATCCTGATCTGAAAGACCAAACTGTTGAGCAGTTTAAGGAACTCCACAGACTATTGCAAAATCAACAGGCACAAGCTTCATGGCATCAGACCATCCACTAACACAGGGATACTCAGTCTCATCATTACATGCTCTAACTGAGGAGGAATGCAGCTGCACTGTATTGGTTTAAATGAGTGCTTATTTGGATCAGCTCCATTTGTACAACACATTGCTTTTGTGGGGGaatatttaattctgtaaacaTTTGTCTTGGTTTCACACTAAGATTTGCTTGTTTGAGCAATAGGTGGTAGGCTGCTATTCAGGgaataatactgaaatgtttaCAACCCATAGTGGATGGCAGCTTGCATGACATGCCAAGTGATCAACATCGTAATATCACTGTTTTCTTATAACTAACATTATTTTTCGAATAGAGCAGACAGATCTGGAATTCTGATTCAACAATATCAATCATGGTTATAGTTTCCAACTGAGGCCCTTCCAATCTGTGTTTATCTTCTTGTGCTGCATCACCAAAAATACATGGGACCATCAGGGCTGCTTTAATTGTGGTTTAAAACTTGCATTCAATGGTCTTTGttgttctaaaatgttttattttaattttacttgTTTCAATAAATAACAAACTAATTCTCAAGTTCTTCTGATACTGAAcctgaaaattcaattcaatttgtattgtgcttttaacatggtcacaaagcagcttcagCAAAATAGATTATTGAAGGTGTTATttggaagaaaccttaaaaggaaccagactcaaaagggaacatGACAACATGAAAACAATAGTTAGTTTTTGCTGGACTTTATGAGAAGTCCCAGAAACCTGAGCCAACCTCTTCCCCAACTCACAAAAAGTATCAAACATCAGAGTAAAGAAAATCTTTGCTCTCtgtgacttacatttacatttgcggcatttggcagacacccttatccagagcgacttacaactgagcagggggtGGTCTTAGcgcttttgctcaagggcccagcagtggcagcttggtgatagtgggatttgaaccttcaTGCTTTTATTGCTCGACCTTCTGAAGTCCCTGCTGTAATtcaatcacatttttatttgtatagtggcTTTAAAATTTACAGTGTCATAAATAAGGTTTACAAAAACCTATAAATTCAATTGCACTCCACACAAACCACCTTTTTAAACTGATACTGATTTAGtatatttcttttcttgtttcacAAGAGGAAAGCAAGAGACAatcttgttttatatttaacagcTGTGAGCTGATGTTGGATGCAAGTCACTGACAATCcacatgaatacatttattaatgattgCAACTTCCAACTTGCCAGTCTGTAAACCATATACAGTTCCCTTCAAAAGTATTAGAATAGCAAAACTACTATTGTTTTTTCTATACACTGaagatatttgtttaaaagatGAATGTTAGTCATAATTCGTGATGATTTCATTTAGTTGTGTTCAGCAACTTAGACCATTGCACTTTTTTGTTACAGATGCTAAAATTTATAGGTGagcaaaattataaaaatcagTCTTACCTACCTGTCTTACCTTCCTGAACCACATTAAAGAGTCATCGTCTTCTTTCAGcagctcctgttaggggtcctcacagtggatcatccttctccatacttaTCCGTGCTCTgatttgcctctttcaaattaaccacccacatgtcttccctcaccacatccataaacctcatccGTGGccctctttatctctttatacCCGTGtccatcctctgcacatgtccgaaCCTTCTCAATCTAGTGGTCAATCATACGGTCAAGGACCTTGTCtgcaaaacgtcctacatgtgtaTTTCCTCTTATAAACGCAtttccatcctcgtcactcccaatgaatcTCAGCATCTTTAACTCTGCCACATCCACATTAAAGAGTACATTACTTAAACAACGTGGTTAAGCTGCCCAAGTTTTCCAGTGGAAGTCAACAAAAATGAAAGCTTACCTGTCTATTAATCTtctaattaatcaattattgAGAATGTTACCCACCTTATTCAATCAGTCCATAACATCATTTGAATTGCTTAATTTGTTTATTGTGATTTACATTACTGTTATTTACACACAAAGGGTTTTTTGGTCAAAGTCATCAAACAGCTGGTGAGGTCCATTTTCATCTAAAcaagtttgtaatgttttttgcaATAAGTAAAATCTGCTCATACAGATGATGTTAAGCAGAACACATAAATGTAACAAACTTGTAGCATTTGTATTCTGATGGAACAGACTCAGATATCATGCACGATGTGCAAAAATAGTGGCTAATTGAATTACCTGAAAACCAAGAgaactgaaatgttttatttagctTTCATGTCATCCCAGTCAGTATGTCCCACTTGATTTGCATCTGTACCATTCGCCCTCCTCCCCTGAGATCTTCTGGTGTGAGATCCAATTGAAATGAAACCCTCCAGATTATTATCAGTGTCCTACTACTTTCTAAATTCTGTTTTAACTCCAGTTTATAACTGCACTATCACCCATTGCTCCATCTGATGGACTCCTTCCTCTTAAGATATCAAGTTTCACAAAGTGTATCTACACCATGTTTTTTGTAAAGCAgctttgttattaatattattatacaaatgcaacaatttttttcatttgcattctAATTTTTTCCAATAAGAATTTGGCAATATGGCTGCATATTCATGTGGTGAATGGAGACTAGCTTTCTTTGCTCTATATATACATTAGCCAGCTTTATGAGCATATCAAAAGTTCCTTTAGTAGGAATCCATATAGTTTTAGAAGAACTTATGTATGTTTTGAGAATTGGAGTTGATTTACATCTAGTTGGAAGTTCAGCCCCAAGTTTTTTTTGAACTCATTCCATAGAAAAGTTGTAATACTGAGGTTCATTTGAATGCAATGCATCTGAATTTTCCTTGTAGATGGCTTGGGTAGGGCTGGGATTTCTCTCAGAGGCAACGCACAATTCCTCCTCATGCAGCTGAAGAGCAGAAAATTGGTATGATGTTAATCTAAAGGGACAGAAATAAACTCAGTAAGGGTAATAGTTGAATAatagagaaaaaacaaacccaCAATTGAACTCTCAAGTAATACCTTTGTCTGTTGTTTATCCTCTGGACTGTTATAGTAATTGCAATAATAATAGCCAGAGCTCCAGTCCCTGCACTGACACTGATCACGATCAGCACCCACACTTTCATCACTGCTCCTGCCTTAAGAATGATATATTTACTAAATTTATATCAAACAGGTTAATTAcctgcttaataaaaaaaagacacaaaatccATTATCATCACATCTGTacagagaaataataaaatgcaattttacTTACTAGTCTGTCAGGCTGAGGTGCGGTAGTGGAAGCTTGGCTGGAATTCCCACAATGCATTTTGGTCACATTCTTTTGCTGTGGGGGGCTGAAACCACCCTTACATTTATCGCTGGGGATCTTTCGATACCTTTGAATATAATGTAAGAAGtttcattataataaatctGCATGTGTCTATATACTGTtcattaatgtatatattatgtaatagACCATTGTATATAACTGTAtgagattaaattaaataaaggtaTAAAATGTCACATGCCCTGTTGTCTGAAGCTCCTTTAACGTCCCACTTACACAGAGctccagtgttttgtttgtggaTTCAGGTAGTTTCACACATTCAGAGCTACTTACATTGTGGTAATAACCATAATCACTacaataaagagagacagatggacacAGAGAATATGTCACAGGCTGTTTCGTTTAATTCAAGTTTTACATATCTCATACATAATTCTAGAAATATTTCCTACCACATGTAATCTTCTCTGGAGCAAAGACACAGTTTTTGCTGCTTCCTGACCACGTAGTTGCGTCCATTTCTGCAGACCGACGTCTTTCTCAATCTTTGAAAAGTTTCCTTGTAGCCCAAGACACATCCATTTGtctctgattttcttttttcctcatcaGAATGAGCCAACCACTTTATGTAGTCCTTCTCACCACCTAGTATATCACCAGCAGAAACATTTCAATACTGATTCAATACTGTTGTAAGATacagtataaaaatgttttgctgtaTAGATACTTGTACagaaagtagcagcttataaaGATTGACAAAATGATTAAtgataaaatgatatatttcaGTGGAAATGTTtctcaacaacaaaaaactattatttGTGTGACTGAATACAGTTTTAACAGAATTTAATGAAATTCAACAAACAAAAGTTATGTTTGTTTTCCATTGTTTTTCATGGGCACTTTATTATGCTCACATTCTCTGGTTAGAAGCTGCTCAAAGTCTATGGTCACTGCAACCCACGTGggctgatcatcatcatcaggccGGTACCCAAACACACTAATATTCAGAGTCTTAGTGCCGGGCTTGGATGTAAGTCCCGCAAAGAAAATGGGATGCTCTGTGAAATTATAAGTCTTCCAACATTGACCCTCATCTGTAGaaaacctgaaaacacacaaacacacacacacacacacacacacaccacacacacacacacacacacacacagtcacattcAATATTTATACTTAAGGCACTTAAGCAAACGATTAACCAAAACCGTATACAGTACAAACACTATTACCTACGCTTACTGTACTTTTATGCTATTTTTCTCAGAGAATAAATGATAACTCTGTAAATGCTAATGTTAATTCTATTAATATGTAGGTCtgcaacattttataaaattgcTTATATTTTGTAGAATCTTTATATACAGTTCTTATAAAACTTACTTTAAAGCATTTGTCTGTTGATTTCTGCGAACCTCCACAGCCACAATCAAACCTCCTGAATCCAGTATGCTGTAGTGGTGTGGACCCCTCAGTGCACATATCCAGTTGTACCCTCCATCCGAGGAAACGTACACGTCTAGCTTAGATGCTGAAATGGATTTCCCCACATTGCCTGTGAAAATAAAGACTATAGGCTGTAGGCTTCTCAGTGACAGCATATTAATGACTAGCGAATGTGAATTTGGGTCTGTTACCATGAGCAATGATCAGGCCAACAGCAGACGGATCAGACAGAGGCAGCATGGGGGAGATGCCGCTGTAAAGGCTGTGCTCTCCATGAATGTGCAAGTTACActgaaacatacaaacaaaagtgttttttctgtttgctttgaaatagattttttttattaatacatttatttacccTTTTCAAGCTTTCTTCACATTCCatattttttggcttttttagtGGCCACCATTTTCCCCCATTATTAAATGTGATGACTGTGCAAATTCGCCCATCTGTAACAAAGAAAGTAATTCATAAGATTCATATTCACAAGATGCTAATGTCTGGGTTCAGTGAACAGCCTTTGATGTACGTATATATAAGATCATTTATAACTTAATTATTGTGTATGTAACTGCATGTTTTATATGGAACCACTTACCATATAAAACACACGGTATGTGAAACATGTTAATAGttcatttaataattcagtttacataaaaaatataaaaaatgtattactgtGCCACATGTAACACAGAGACTTTAAATTACAAATCTTGAATCATCCTAGTGCATGTATGTGAGCCGTACCCTCCTCTAAGACATTGGTAAGATACACTCCTCGCAATGATGTCACATTTGTAAAGTCACTCTTCCTTTGGCCACCAAATAGATGCCGTTCAAGAGACTTGGTGTACAGGATGCCACGGTCATCAGACGTATACACCGTCCCAAAATATGTGTCATCTACACACattgtaaaatacaaaaataaaaaaggataattACTGTGTGGTATAACTCCAAAAAGCTTATTAAAATGTGTGAgccttcatttttttcatgtgtgCATAAGATCAACCCTGATGTACTGAATGCATCAGATGTTCCAACAGGGCCATAAAGTCACTGTCATTGCATTTTAGCTGATAAAGAACACTGCCCTCTGCCTTATAGAAACCTCCAAGGACTAGTGAAATGTGAACTTTCTAGAATTTCTCACCCAGAAAATCAGCTGTCATGCAATTTTCCTAAACAGATGATTTGTCAGCACTTTGAAGAACTTTTCTAGTATAGAGACACTGACCAACTGAACAGATAAAGCATTAGCACCATAACTGcgtaaaaacaacacaaatattTAACAGTAAACCAGGATGGcaaatgttttactttatattatgTAGCCTTAGTATTTTCAAGAGGTTTTGAGAAAATAAGTTTATGTTTCAGGTCTGTACCTCCAGGGCTATCCACATGCATGAAGATCATATCTTCATCTCCATCCAAAACTGAGTAGAACTGAAAACAGTGAGTAAGAACATGCAGGTATGATCAAGACTGAATGTCACAACTATGTGGAtgtcaaggtgtgtgtgtgtgtgtgtgtgtgtgtgtgtgtgtgtgtgtgtgtgtgtgtgtgtgtgtgtgtgtgtgtgtgtgtctggcagACTATCAACACAGAGGTTGTGGGAGAAAGTTTTTTTCTGCTTAatcaacaaaaatatatcagtaCCATGATCTCCAATCATGAGTGTAAGcattccactgtgtgtgtggtgtgcgtgcgtgtttgtgtgtgtgtgtgtgtgtgtgtgtgtgtgtgtgtgtgtgtgtgtataaagtataCAAcactatttgtatttgttttaaagttCTGACCTTGAACcaagtaaaaagttaaatttaTTTCTTGTATTTCTGTGCTGGATAAAAACTGTTAGTTCATTCAGCTCTGTTGTTCCTCACCTGCTCTGAGGTGGCTGATGGGAGCAAAGCTTTGGTGAATTGATCACCATGGTCCAAAGACACATAAATAACACGAGGAGAACCCTGCGCACAAACACATATACTAAGTTAAATCTGGAAATACTATATATAACAAATTATGGTCAGATATTTAATTGTGGAAGCGTTTTTCTCAACCGGATTCTCCATGACTGATGTAAAAAGGAAACCTCCAATGTAGCCAAAGGAGAAGATATTTTGAGCAATAATAGTGAAGGTTCTGCCCAGGTCCAGTGTGCGTCTCAGATAAAGATTTCCTCGCTTGTCTGCCTCCACTATGTTCCCCAAAAGGCAcaaaggaatatatatatatatatatatatatatatatatatatatatatatatatatatatatatatatatatataattcattaattatacaTGGAAGCATGATATTTTGTTCCACTGATTTAATTAAAGTCATGTGATTTATGAAAAACTGctttaaatgtgaaaatctCACCTGTGCCTTTAGAGCTATAactgaagaaaagagtgaagcCTGGTCCCCTTCAGAGagacaatgacaaaaaaagaacaactgTGGTATACAGATCACAAACTTCACTTATTCAtattaaacatcagaatggggaaaaGTGTATTCTTCGGGAATTTCATTGTGGAATAGTAAGGGGTGCCAAATGTACTGGtttgaataatataaaaaccatctgggatcagaaggtcagaagaaacTGGTTGGAGTTCCCAAGAAGGCTCGAGtcactcaaaaaaaaacatcatttagaGACATCTGCAAAGTGAAAATTATTCACTTGATCTTTATGTAGTCTTCAACTTGGATGCCAATTGTTTCATCACATTCCTATTTGATGTGAACTTTACTTTAAGCTTTGGCTGTATTtgtatggttttatttttggtgctgctgccacataatTGCTTGAATGGACACTATAGGAATGAGCAAATGTACAGGTGGCTGGTGAGTGTATATAATTACCTGACTATGGTTTGTCAATCATGGTAAAAGGTAATAACTTGGCATTGaactaattatttaaatatttcagctaaatccaaaatgaatagcaaaatgaaggaaggaaattTACATGTTAGGTATATGGGTGCAGTGTGAATATTGTACAGTGGCCAATAAGAAGCCATTTTACGAATTTTAAGCATTTTACCCTAGACATCAgtcaggaaacaaaaaaaacaaaaaaagcaattttctCATCATCATTAGATTATTACATTAATGAGGACAGTTATACCAACATAGGCTTTGCAACCAACAATTAAGAACAACACCTTCTTTGTCTTACCATGTAAAAGAGTAAACTCCATCATGGATTTTTGACCAGCTGCGCCCAAAGTTTTGCGAGAGCCATAGATGTCCCTGTAAAAGTGTTCCAAAAAACAGAGCAGTCCTTGTAAAGATTAAAATCTGGGTTCTGTTTATATAATGCAGAGCCTATAATGTAATAGACcatttaaagaagaagaatgaaaaagTATCAAATCTACAACCtataaaaatctaaacatcCAAATAAACAAGTTTGCCCAAAGTAACACTATTAGAAATTTGAGCATTTTTTAACTCAGAAAATGGGTTTGCATTGTTCCTTTTACTTGCATAGTTGCTAATTGACTAATGAAACAATTTTTAGCTGAAACCTctgatataaaacatttctcaCCTCTGTGCTGATGACCAGCAGGCAATCTGGGTTGTGATGATGGAACGAAATGGGTTGAGCTGGGTGGAATGGCAGCTCTACTGATCTAAAGGTTTTTCCTGAGTCTGTGGAAGTAAATATAACTCCTCCTGGTACATTTGCGATGGGCAACTCAGCTGTCAAAATCAcctagaaataaatattaatgtccATCATCGGCCATTTCCAGAATATCAGGTTTCTTTACACCACATACCCATTTGTAAATCTATCTGATCTAAAAAAATCACTGTcccattaacatttacataaacttCTTCTTTTAAAGATCTGATAAACCAGCTTCAATGTGTTTTAGTGTCTGGATACTTATATCCAAGTAATATCATAAATTGAGTGGTCTTTAGTTGCACACCTGCTGTGAATTCCTGGGGCCTACAGATATCCCAAAGTCCGTTCTTATGAAGGAATTGTTGA containing:
- the si:dkey-159a18.1 gene encoding sortilin isoform X1; amino-acid sequence: MVWRLTALAFACSLLHVDTGVQYGKRAQSTRTFSRPSSVPEEQKGNYRAKRDTRSPKSDFVEYLTPLSAKEHVALASTTYETVFHGDDGSSFTLTWVGVETGVILVLSTVSASLESYFERGSNRLYRSEDYGKSFHDISYAINNSFIRTDFGISVGPRNSQQVILTAELPIANVPGGVIFTSTDSGKTFRSVELPFHPAQPISFHHHNPDCLLVISTEGHLWLSQNFGRSWSKIHDGVYSFTWGPGFTLFFSYSSKGTVEADKRGNLYLRRTLDLGRTFTIIAQNIFSFGYIGGFLFTSVMENPGSPRVIYVSLDHGDQFTKALLPSATSEQFYSVLDGDEDMIFMHVDSPGDDTYFGTVYTSDDRGILYTKSLERHLFGGQRKSDFTNVTSLRGVYLTNVLEEDGRICTVITFNNGGKWWPLKKPKNMECEESLKRCNLHIHGEHSLYSGISPMLPLSDPSAVGLIIAHGNVGKSISASKLDVYVSSDGGYNWICALRGPHHYSILDSGGLIVAVEVRRNQQTNALKFSTDEGQCWKTYNFTEHPIFFAGLTSKPGTKTLNISVFGYRPDDDDQPTWVAVTIDFEQLLTRECGEKDYIKWLAHSDEEKRKSETNGCVLGYKETFQRLRKTSVCRNGRNYVVRKQQKLCLCSREDYMCDYGYYHNVSSSECVKLPESTNKTLELCVSGTLKELQTTGYRKIPSDKCKGGFSPPQQKNVTKMHCGNSSQASTTAPQPDRLAGAVMKVWVLIVISVSAGTGALAIIIAITITVQRINNRQSCMRRNCALPLREIPALPKPSTRKIQMHCIQMNLSITTFLWNEFKKNLGLNFQLDVNQLQFSKHT
- the si:dkey-159a18.1 gene encoding sortilin isoform X2, with product MVWRLTALAFACSLLHVDTGVQYGKRAQSTRTFSRPSSVPEEQKGNYRAKRDTRSPKSDFVEYLTPLSAKEHVALASTTYETVFHGDDGSSFTLTWVGVETGVILVLSTVSASLESYFERGSNRLYRSEDYGKSFHDISYAINNSFIRTDFGISVGPRNSQQVILTAELPIANVPGGVIFTSTDSGKTFRSVELPFHPAQPISFHHHNPDCLLVISTEGHLWLSQNFGRSWSKIHDGVYSFTWGPGFTLFFSYSSKGTVEADKRGNLYLRRTLDLGRTFTIIAQNIFSFGYIGGFLFTSVMENPGSPRVIYVSLDHGDQFTKALLPSATSEQFYSVLDGDEDMIFMHVDSPGDDTYFGTVYTSDDRGILYTKSLERHLFGGQRKSDFTNVTSLRGVYLTNVLEEDGRICTVITFNNGGKWWPLKKPKNMECEESLKRCNLHIHGEHSLYSGISPMLPLSDPSAVGLIIAHGNVGKSISASKLDVYVSSDGGYNWICALRGPHHYSILDSGGLIVAVEVRRNQQTNALKFSTDEGQCWKTYNFTEHPIFFAGLTSKPGTKTLNISVFGYRPDDDDQPTWVAVTIDFEQLLTRECGEKDYIKWLAHSDEEKRKSETNGCVLGYKETFQRLRKTSVCRNGRNYVVRKQQKLCLCSREDYMCDYGYYHNVSSSECVKLPESTNKTLELCVSGTLKELQTTGYRKIPSDKCKGGFSPPQQKNVTKMHCGNSSQASTTAPQPDRLAGAVMKVWVLIVISVSAGTGALAIIIAITITVQRINNRQRLTSYQFSALQLHEEELCVASERNPSPTQAIYKENSDALHSNEPQYYNFSME